In the genome of Pseudomonas bubulae, one region contains:
- the dapA gene encoding 4-hydroxy-tetrahydrodipicolinate synthase — protein sequence MIAGSMVALVTPMDAQGRLDWDALSKLVDFHLQEGTNAIVAVGTTGESATLDVNEHIEVIRHVVKQVAGRIPVIAGTGANSTREAIELTTNAKAAGADACLLVTPYYNKPTQEGLYQHFKAIAEAVDIPQILYNVPGRTACDMLPATVIRLSTVPNIIGIKEATGDLTRVPAILAGVSSDFLVYSGDDATAVELILLGGKGNISVTANVAPRDMSDLCAAAMRGDADTARALHEKLMPLNKTLFIESNPIPVKWALHEMGMMSDGIRLPLTWLSEPCHEPLRQAMRQSGVLV from the coding sequence ATGATTGCGGGCAGTATGGTGGCACTGGTCACACCTATGGATGCACAAGGTCGTCTTGATTGGGACGCTCTGAGCAAACTGGTGGACTTTCACCTGCAAGAGGGCACCAACGCCATTGTTGCCGTTGGCACTACAGGTGAATCGGCAACTCTGGATGTGAACGAACACATTGAAGTGATTCGTCATGTCGTCAAGCAGGTTGCAGGGCGCATTCCGGTGATTGCCGGCACGGGCGCCAACTCGACGCGTGAAGCGATCGAACTCACCACCAATGCAAAGGCCGCTGGCGCCGATGCATGTCTTCTGGTGACACCGTATTACAACAAGCCGACCCAGGAAGGCCTGTACCAGCACTTCAAGGCGATCGCCGAAGCGGTCGATATCCCGCAGATCCTGTACAACGTTCCGGGCCGTACCGCCTGCGACATGCTGCCGGCTACCGTCATTCGTCTTTCCACCGTGCCGAACATCATCGGCATCAAGGAAGCCACCGGCGACCTGACGCGCGTACCGGCCATTCTGGCAGGGGTGAGCAGCGACTTCCTGGTGTACTCCGGCGACGACGCCACCGCAGTCGAGCTGATCCTGCTCGGCGGCAAGGGCAATATCTCGGTAACCGCCAACGTTGCTCCGCGTGACATGAGCGACCTGTGCGCTGCTGCGATGCGTGGCGATGCCGACACTGCCCGCGCGCTGCACGAAAAGCTGATGCCGCTCAATAAAACCCTGTTTATCGAATCCAACCCTATCCCCGTGAAATGGGCGCTGCATGAGATGGGCATGATGTCGGACGGTATCCGTCTGCCACTCACCTGGCTCAGCGAGCCTTGCCACGAACCACTGCGTCAGGCAATGCGCCAGTCCGGTGTCTTGGTTTAA
- a CDS encoding lipoprotein-releasing ABC transporter permease subunit: MFRPLSIFIGTRYTRAKRRNRFVSFISMTSMIGLALGVLAMIVVLSVMNGFQREMSNRILGMVPHATIVGVKPIDDWRPVADAAMKNPEVTAAVPFTELDGMLSYKGSMQPIQISGIDPEQEGKVSIVTQHIVQGSLQDLKPDEYGVVLGDIVARRFRLGVGDKITLIVPEASTAPGGITPRLQRLNVVGIFKVGAELDGTMGLIHMADAAAIQHWEPNQVQSVRLAVKDLYAAPQVSQQVAAGLGDGYKADDWTHTQGSLFSAMKMEKTMIGLLLLMIVAVAAFNIIATLIMVVNDKGADIAILRTIGATPRQIMAIFMVQGTVIGIVGTLIGGVLGVIAALNVSELVGWMERVTGQHIFSSDVYFVSNLPSELQGGDVALICGAGFVLSFLATLYPAYRAAKIQPAHALRYS, from the coding sequence ATGTTCAGACCGTTATCGATTTTTATCGGCACGCGCTATACCCGCGCCAAGCGCCGCAATCGTTTTGTTTCGTTTATCTCCATGACCTCGATGATCGGCCTCGCCCTCGGCGTGCTGGCGATGATCGTGGTGTTGTCGGTGATGAACGGCTTCCAGCGTGAAATGAGTAACCGCATCCTCGGCATGGTGCCCCACGCGACCATCGTGGGCGTCAAGCCCATCGATGACTGGCGCCCGGTGGCTGACGCGGCGATGAAAAACCCCGAGGTCACGGCAGCCGTGCCGTTCACCGAGCTGGACGGCATGCTGTCCTATAAAGGCTCGATGCAGCCGATCCAGATCAGCGGCATCGATCCGGAGCAGGAAGGCAAGGTCTCGATCGTGACCCAGCACATCGTGCAGGGCAGCCTCCAGGACTTGAAACCCGACGAATACGGTGTGGTGCTGGGCGATATTGTTGCGCGGCGCTTCCGTCTGGGCGTGGGTGACAAGATCACCCTGATCGTCCCCGAGGCCAGCACCGCGCCTGGTGGCATTACTCCGCGCCTGCAGCGGTTGAATGTGGTGGGTATCTTCAAGGTTGGTGCTGAACTGGATGGCACCATGGGCCTGATCCATATGGCCGATGCTGCAGCCATTCAACACTGGGAGCCGAACCAGGTGCAAAGCGTGCGCCTGGCGGTCAAGGATCTGTACGCGGCACCGCAGGTTTCACAGCAAGTGGCGGCCGGCCTGGGGGATGGTTACAAGGCTGACGACTGGACTCACACCCAGGGCAGTCTGTTCAGCGCCATGAAAATGGAAAAAACCATGATCGGTCTGTTGTTGCTGATGATCGTGGCCGTGGCAGCGTTCAACATCATCGCCACGCTGATCATGGTGGTGAACGACAAGGGCGCCGACATTGCGATCTTGCGCACCATCGGTGCCACGCCGCGGCAGATCATGGCCATCTTTATGGTGCAGGGCACGGTGATCGGTATTGTCGGCACCTTGATCGGTGGCGTGCTGGGGGTGATTGCGGCGTTGAATGTTAGTGAACTGGTGGGCTGGATGGAGCGGGTGACCGGGCAGCATATCTTCAGTTCCGACGTGTATTTTGTCAGCAACCTGCCATCCGAGCTGCAGGGCGGCGATGTGGCGCTGATCTGCGGTGCGGGCTTTGTACTGAGCTTTCTGGCTACGCTGTATCCGGCGTATCGGGCAGCGAAGATTCAACCGGCCCATGCGTTGCGGTATTCCTGA
- a CDS encoding peroxiredoxin: MAVAIDQPVDDFQIPATSEKTVSLSQLKGKQVVIYFYPKDSTPGCTTEGQGFRDHYAEFQAANTEVFGVSRDSLKSHENFKAKQGFPFELLSDKDEALCQLFDVIKLKKLYGKEYLGVDRSTFLIDKDGVLRHQWRGVKVPGHVEAVLEQAKALNNG, from the coding sequence ATGGCTGTTGCAATTGACCAACCCGTAGACGATTTCCAGATCCCGGCGACGAGTGAAAAAACCGTCAGCCTGTCGCAGCTCAAGGGCAAGCAGGTAGTGATCTACTTCTATCCCAAGGACAGCACGCCGGGCTGCACCACTGAGGGCCAGGGTTTTCGCGACCATTACGCCGAGTTCCAGGCGGCCAATACCGAAGTGTTTGGTGTGTCCCGCGACAGCCTCAAGTCCCATGAGAACTTCAAGGCCAAGCAGGGTTTTCCGTTTGAGTTGCTGAGCGACAAGGACGAAGCCCTTTGCCAGCTGTTTGACGTGATCAAGCTGAAAAAGCTGTACGGCAAGGAGTACCTTGGCGTGGATCGCAGCACCTTCCTGATCGACAAGGACGGCGTGTTGCGTCACCAATGGCGCGGCGTGAAAGTGCCAGGCCATGTCGAGGCAGTGCTGGAGCAGGCCAAGGCGCTGAATAACGGCTAA
- the purC gene encoding phosphoribosylaminoimidazolesuccinocarboxamide synthase, producing the protein MEKREELYRGKAKSVYKTDDENRLILLFRNDTSAFDGKRIEQLDRKGMVNNKFNAFIMQKLEEAGVPTQFDKLLGDNECLVKKLDMIPVECVVRNYAAGSLVKRLGVEEGMKLNPYTFELFLKDDAKGDPFINESHVVAFGWGTAEQLVRMKELSLKVNDVLNKLFDDAGLLLVDFKLEFGVFHDGSIVLGDEFSPDGCRLWDKATGKKMDKDRFRQGLGDVIEAYEEVANRLGVPL; encoded by the coding sequence ATGGAAAAACGTGAAGAACTCTATCGCGGTAAAGCGAAATCGGTTTACAAGACCGACGACGAAAACCGCTTGATCCTGCTGTTTCGCAACGACACTTCGGCGTTCGACGGCAAGCGTATCGAACAACTTGATCGCAAGGGCATGGTGAACAACAAGTTCAACGCCTTCATCATGCAGAAACTCGAAGAAGCCGGCGTGCCGACCCAATTCGACAAACTGCTGGGTGACAACGAGTGCCTGGTGAAGAAACTCGACATGATCCCGGTCGAGTGCGTTGTGCGTAACTACGCAGCGGGCAGCCTGGTCAAGCGTCTGGGTGTGGAAGAGGGCATGAAGCTCAACCCGTACACCTTCGAACTGTTCCTCAAGGACGACGCCAAGGGCGACCCGTTCATCAACGAATCCCACGTCGTGGCTTTCGGTTGGGGCACGGCCGAGCAACTGGTTCGCATGAAAGAACTGTCGCTCAAGGTCAACGACGTACTGAACAAGCTGTTCGATGACGCTGGCTTGCTGCTGGTCGACTTCAAACTTGAGTTCGGCGTATTCCACGACGGTTCCATCGTCCTGGGTGACGAATTCAGCCCGGACGGCTGCCGTCTGTGGGACAAGGCTACCGGCAAGAAAATGGACAAGGACCGCTTCCGTCAGGGTCTGGGCGACGTAATCGAAGCCTACGAAGAAGTTGCAAACCGCCTCGGCGTCCCGCTTTAA
- the lolD gene encoding lipoprotein-releasing ABC transporter ATP-binding protein LolD, producing the protein MKEQAVLSCRDLGKSYEEGPESVVVLSGLQLELHPGERVAIVGTSGSGKSTLLNLLGGLDTPTSGSVWLAGEELSALGEKARGLLRNRSLGFVYQFHHLLPEFTALENVCMPLLIGKTAIPEARERATALLTRVGLGHRLEHKPAELSGGERQRVAIARALVNKPGLVMLDEPTGNLDSHTAQGIQDLMLELSTSMRTAFLVVTHDMNLARQMDRVLHLQEGRLTTI; encoded by the coding sequence ATGAAAGAACAAGCAGTGTTGAGTTGCCGCGACCTGGGCAAGTCCTACGAGGAAGGCCCGGAATCCGTGGTGGTGCTGTCGGGGCTGCAGCTTGAGTTGCACCCTGGTGAGCGGGTGGCGATCGTCGGGACTTCGGGTTCGGGTAAAAGTACCTTGCTCAACCTGCTCGGCGGGCTTGATACCCCGACCAGTGGCAGTGTCTGGCTGGCGGGTGAAGAGCTATCGGCCCTGGGCGAAAAGGCCCGTGGCCTGTTGCGCAACCGCTCGCTGGGTTTCGTGTATCAATTTCACCACTTGTTGCCCGAGTTCACCGCGCTGGAAAACGTTTGCATGCCGTTGCTGATCGGCAAGACGGCGATCCCCGAAGCCCGTGAACGGGCCACGGCCCTGCTGACGCGGGTGGGCCTGGGTCATCGCCTGGAGCACAAGCCGGCCGAGCTGTCGGGTGGTGAGCGCCAGCGTGTGGCGATTGCCCGGGCGCTGGTCAACAAGCCGGGGCTGGTGATGCTCGATGAGCCCACCGGCAACCTCGACTCGCACACGGCCCAGGGCATTCAGGACCTGATGCTGGAGCTCAGCACGTCAATGCGCACTGCGTTCCTGGTGGTAACCCACGACATGAACCTGGCCCGCCAGATGGATCGCGTGTTGCACCTTCAGGAAGGTCGCCTGACCACGATCTGA
- a CDS encoding glycine cleavage system protein R, with translation MSTPTVREQFLVISALGANPMELTNVLCRASHENRCAVVTSRLTRHGECSALVLEVTGSWDALARLEAGLPALAKKHAFSVNVVRSAALETRPQALPYVAYVSSAYRSDIINELCQFFMDHNVELENLTCDTYQAPQTGGTMLNATFTVTLPAGVQISWLRDQFLDFADALNLDALIEPWRPQNPM, from the coding sequence ATGTCCACCCCCACAGTTCGCGAACAATTCCTTGTCATCAGTGCCCTTGGCGCCAACCCAATGGAGCTGACTAACGTGCTGTGCCGCGCCAGCCATGAAAATCGCTGCGCTGTCGTGACCTCGCGCCTGACTCGCCACGGCGAATGCAGTGCCCTGGTCCTGGAAGTTACCGGTAGCTGGGACGCCCTGGCACGCCTTGAAGCTGGCTTGCCTGCGCTGGCCAAAAAGCACGCGTTCAGCGTCAATGTAGTACGCAGTGCGGCCCTTGAAACCCGCCCGCAGGCGCTGCCGTACGTGGCCTATGTCAGCTCGGCCTACCGCTCGGACATCATCAACGAGCTGTGCCAGTTCTTCATGGACCACAACGTCGAGCTGGAAAACCTGACGTGCGATACCTACCAGGCGCCACAAACCGGCGGCACCATGCTCAACGCCACCTTCACCGTGACCTTGCCGGCCGGCGTGCAAATCAGCTGGCTGCGTGATCAGTTCCTCGACTTCGCCGACGCGCTGAACCTGGACGCACTGATCGAACCTTGGCGCCCACAGAACCCGATGTAA
- a CDS encoding heavy metal sensor histidine kinase, which produces MRRLSLSSRLALLFAGCTAVVSLFAGVLFGRASEVHFVELDQQLMESRLAVLRSTLQGADTLERFTLRLPALMQDLAHQPDLAIRVRGPDGHLWFDSSPRLPLALETRPGLGSLQINGTDYRVLVPQTDSPDAPHLTLLLDITHHQHFLQRMQRLIWMTVGLSALATAILGAWAARSGLRPLRRMSAIAASVSADSLNARLPQEQMPAELAELATAFNAMLARLDDSFQRLSAFSADIAHELRTPLSNLLTHTQVTLTRPRGIEEYREALHSNLEELQWMAQLVNDMLYLAKADHGLLTPRREALDLGQEVEALLEFYALLAEDSHIELTREGNALLAGDRSMLRRALSNLLDNALRYTPAGGAIKVLIEALPGTARISIENTGTGIPAELLPRLFDRFYRADPARREGSSEHAGLGLAITQSIIRAHGGQICCESKEGVTRFVVELPAKLPSPQPSPGGRGS; this is translated from the coding sequence ATGCGCCGCCTGTCGTTGAGCAGCCGCCTGGCGCTGCTGTTTGCCGGTTGTACCGCCGTGGTATCGCTGTTTGCCGGGGTGCTGTTCGGGCGCGCCAGCGAGGTGCATTTTGTCGAGCTCGACCAGCAACTGATGGAAAGTCGCCTCGCCGTACTACGCAGTACGCTGCAAGGGGCTGACACCCTTGAACGCTTCACCCTGCGCCTGCCCGCCCTGATGCAGGACCTGGCCCACCAGCCGGACCTGGCGATACGGGTGCGCGGCCCGGACGGGCATCTATGGTTTGACAGCTCACCGCGCCTGCCACTGGCGCTTGAGACCCGCCCGGGCTTGGGCAGCCTGCAAATAAACGGCACCGATTACCGTGTTCTGGTACCGCAGACCGACAGCCCCGATGCGCCGCATCTGACCCTGTTGCTGGATATCACCCACCACCAGCACTTCCTGCAGCGCATGCAGAGGTTGATCTGGATGACTGTAGGCCTGTCGGCACTGGCCACGGCGATTCTCGGTGCCTGGGCAGCCCGCAGCGGCTTGCGCCCTCTGCGCCGCATGAGCGCGATCGCAGCCAGCGTTTCGGCCGACTCGCTTAACGCCCGCCTGCCCCAGGAACAAATGCCCGCTGAACTGGCAGAGCTGGCCACGGCTTTTAACGCCATGCTTGCGCGACTGGACGATTCATTCCAGCGATTGTCGGCATTCTCCGCCGACATCGCACATGAACTGCGTACGCCATTGTCCAACCTGCTGACCCACACCCAGGTCACCCTGACCCGCCCCCGGGGCATTGAAGAATACCGCGAGGCACTGCATAGCAACCTTGAAGAGCTGCAATGGATGGCGCAACTGGTCAACGACATGCTCTATCTGGCCAAGGCCGATCACGGCTTGCTTACGCCTCGGCGCGAAGCCCTGGATCTGGGTCAGGAAGTGGAGGCATTACTGGAGTTTTATGCGCTGCTGGCCGAAGACTCGCACATTGAACTGACCCGCGAAGGCAATGCACTTCTTGCAGGCGACCGCAGCATGCTGCGCCGCGCCCTTTCCAACCTGCTGGATAACGCCTTGCGCTATACGCCGGCGGGTGGCGCGATCAAAGTGCTGATTGAGGCTTTGCCGGGCACTGCGCGCATCAGCATCGAGAACACGGGCACGGGAATCCCTGCAGAACTGCTGCCACGCCTGTTTGACCGGTTTTACCGGGCAGATCCGGCACGCCGTGAAGGCAGCAGTGAGCATGCGGGGCTGGGGCTGGCGATCACCCAGTCGATCATTCGTGCCCATGGCGGGCAGATCTGCTGTGAGTCGAAAGAGGGGGTAACGCGGTTTGTCGTGGAGCTGCCAGCAAAGCTGCCCTCACCCCAGCCCTCTCCCGGAGGGAGAGGGAGCTGA
- the bamC gene encoding outer membrane protein assembly factor BamC: MKRLAGLSALAVIISSTSGCGWLWGQEGYFRDRGSDYLEARQTAPMQLPPGVQTDKRLVPLLPIPSNVPDDNVKGEFEVPRPQPLAVAASASDFSLQKSGDSRWVMAQRSPSEVWPVAMQFFQDNGFRIDEQRPQTGEFTTSWQRADELSAPIARHVGSSGLASDSETRLRVRIEPGVQRNTSEIYVVSANRPAGSSANVDFGNRSVNTGLDAALVDEMLISMSRNAEKGGSVSLLAARDFDTPARVSLNEDGSGNPVLTLTEDLDRAWSSVGRALEQGEWRVEDINRTLGLYYINLAEKAEKKDEKPGFFSGLFGSKPDKEEVEARAQRYQVRLSKVGENVQVTVEENINTVASPEVARKVLGVIQDNLG, translated from the coding sequence ATGAAGCGATTGGCCGGACTTTCCGCACTAGCCGTGATTATTTCCAGCACCAGCGGCTGCGGTTGGCTGTGGGGTCAAGAGGGTTACTTCCGCGACCGTGGCAGCGACTACCTGGAGGCGCGTCAAACCGCTCCAATGCAGTTGCCGCCGGGTGTCCAGACTGACAAGCGCCTTGTGCCGCTGTTGCCGATCCCCAGCAATGTGCCCGACGACAACGTCAAGGGCGAGTTTGAAGTACCGCGTCCACAGCCGTTGGCTGTAGCCGCCAGTGCCAGCGATTTCAGCCTGCAGAAAAGTGGCGACAGCCGCTGGGTCATGGCGCAGCGTTCGCCGTCAGAAGTCTGGCCGGTAGCGATGCAGTTCTTCCAGGACAATGGCTTCCGCATCGACGAACAGCGCCCGCAAACCGGCGAGTTCACCACGAGCTGGCAGCGTGCTGACGAGCTTTCCGCTCCGATCGCCCGCCATGTGGGCAGCAGCGGCCTGGCCTCCGACAGCGAAACCCGCCTGCGGGTACGCATCGAGCCGGGTGTGCAGCGCAATACCAGCGAAATCTACGTGGTCAGTGCCAACCGCCCGGCCGGTAGCAGTGCCAACGTCGACTTTGGCAACCGCTCGGTCAACACCGGTCTGGATGCAGCCCTGGTTGATGAAATGCTGATCAGCATGAGCCGCAACGCCGAGAAGGGCGGTTCGGTTTCGCTGCTGGCTGCCCGTGATTTCGACACCCCTGCGCGTGTGAGCCTGAACGAAGACGGCAGCGGCAACCCGGTGCTGACCCTGACCGAAGACCTCGACCGTGCCTGGTCTAGCGTAGGTCGTGCACTTGAACAGGGCGAATGGCGCGTTGAAGACATCAACCGCACGTTGGGCCTGTACTACATCAACCTCGCCGAAAAAGCCGAGAAGAAGGACGAGAAACCTGGTTTCTTCTCCGGTCTCTTTGGCAGCAAGCCGGACAAGGAAGAAGTTGAAGCCCGTGCCCAGCGCTATCAGGTTCGCCTGAGCAAGGTGGGTGAAAACGTGCAAGTGACCGTCGAAGAAAACATCAACACCGTTGCCTCGCCAGAAGTGGCGCGCAAGGTGCTGGGCGTTATCCAAGACAACCTGGGCTGA
- a CDS encoding MBL fold metallo-hydrolase, with protein MRFAVLGSGSQGNGTLIASDSTYVLVDCGFSLRETERRLARLGISAHQLSAILVTHEHADHVHGVGLLSRRYNLPVYMSRGTQRGMRKPLEAAGYVAGGQTLQIGALNISVTLVAHDAQEPTQYVFSDGKRRFGLLTDLGSYCAGVLDSYRDLDALMIEANHCRDLLARGHYPAFLKRRVGGQEGHLNNHQAASLVAELGWQDLQHLVLAHLSSKNNLPQLARQCFVDTLGCDPDWLQLADQDSGLDWRTIA; from the coding sequence ATGCGTTTTGCCGTTCTCGGCAGTGGTAGCCAAGGGAATGGCACGCTGATAGCCAGCGACAGCACCTATGTACTGGTCGATTGCGGTTTCTCGTTGCGAGAAACCGAGCGTCGTCTCGCCAGGCTGGGCATCAGCGCTCACCAGCTGAGCGCGATTCTGGTCACCCACGAACATGCCGACCATGTGCATGGCGTGGGTTTGCTGTCGCGGCGCTACAATTTGCCGGTGTACATGAGTCGTGGTACCCAGCGCGGGATGCGCAAGCCTCTGGAGGCCGCCGGTTACGTGGCGGGTGGCCAGACGCTGCAAATCGGAGCCTTGAATATCAGTGTGACCCTGGTCGCCCATGATGCCCAGGAGCCCACCCAGTATGTATTCAGTGACGGCAAGCGGCGGTTCGGCTTGCTGACCGACCTGGGTTCGTATTGTGCTGGCGTGCTGGACAGCTATCGCGACCTGGATGCGCTGATGATTGAAGCCAACCACTGTCGGGACCTGCTTGCCCGTGGTCACTACCCTGCGTTTCTCAAGCGCCGGGTAGGGGGCCAGGAAGGACATTTGAACAACCACCAGGCCGCAAGCCTGGTGGCCGAGTTGGGCTGGCAAGACCTGCAACACCTGGTACTGGCCCACCTCAGCAGCAAGAACAACCTGCCGCAGCTGGCCCGGCAATGTTTTGTCGACACCCTTGGGTGCGACCCGGACTGGCTGCAACTGGCCGATCAAGATTCAGGGCTCGACTGGCGCACAATCGCCTAG
- a CDS encoding heavy metal response regulator transcription factor, translating into MKLLIVEDQVKTGQYLRQGLSEAGFTTELAADGITGQHLALTGDYSLLILDVMLPGRDGWQILQAVRSAGLSMPVLFLTARDAVADRVHGLELGADDYLVKPFAFSELLARVRSLLRRGSNTPQETSLQLADLRLDLIRRRVERNGQRIDLTAKEFALLELLLRRQGEVLPKSLIASQVWDMNFDSDTNVIEVAIRRLRLKIDDNHEQKLIHTVRGMGYVLEERSS; encoded by the coding sequence ATGAAACTGCTGATAGTCGAAGACCAGGTCAAAACCGGACAGTACTTGCGCCAGGGCCTGAGCGAGGCCGGGTTCACCACCGAACTGGCGGCCGACGGTATTACCGGGCAACACCTGGCCCTGACCGGGGATTACTCGCTGCTGATTCTCGACGTCATGCTGCCCGGCCGTGATGGCTGGCAAATCCTGCAAGCGGTGCGTAGCGCCGGGCTGAGCATGCCGGTGCTGTTTTTGACCGCACGGGATGCGGTCGCTGACCGCGTCCACGGCCTGGAGCTGGGGGCCGATGATTATCTGGTCAAGCCGTTCGCCTTTTCCGAGCTGCTGGCACGGGTTCGCAGCCTGTTGCGCCGCGGCAGCAACACTCCCCAGGAGACCAGCCTGCAACTGGCCGACCTGCGCCTGGATCTGATCCGCCGCCGTGTTGAGCGCAACGGCCAGCGCATCGACCTTACCGCCAAGGAATTCGCCCTGCTGGAGCTGCTGCTACGCCGTCAGGGAGAAGTGCTGCCCAAGTCGTTGATTGCTTCACAGGTATGGGACATGAACTTTGACAGCGACACCAACGTCATCGAAGTGGCGATTCGCCGCCTGCGCCTGAAAATCGACGACAACCATGAGCAGAAGCTGATCCACACCGTGCGTGGCATGGGTTATGTGCTTGAAGAGCGCAGCAGTTGA
- a CDS encoding plastocyanin/azurin family copper-binding protein, whose amino-acid sequence MTARIRLSLAGCFLALSLPVMASPAGHFDFGQPAPAASATRTVEIDMTDIAFTPKSLDVKAGETVRFVLVNKGQLLHEFNLGNAAMHAAHQKEMLEMQQSGMLTPTGMGHDGMDHSAMGHGAMNMPGMKHDDPNSVLVEPGKTAELTWTFTRADNLEFACNVPGHYQAGMVGKVKVAP is encoded by the coding sequence ATGACCGCACGTATCCGTTTGTCGCTTGCTGGCTGTTTTTTGGCCTTGAGCCTGCCGGTAATGGCATCGCCTGCCGGGCATTTTGATTTTGGTCAGCCCGCACCTGCCGCCAGCGCCACGCGCACGGTTGAAATCGACATGACTGATATTGCCTTCACGCCAAAGTCGCTGGATGTGAAAGCCGGTGAAACGGTGCGTTTTGTCCTGGTCAACAAAGGGCAGTTATTGCACGAGTTCAACCTGGGCAATGCCGCGATGCACGCGGCACATCAGAAAGAAATGCTCGAAATGCAGCAAAGCGGCATGCTTACCCCGACCGGTATGGGGCATGACGGCATGGATCACTCGGCAATGGGCCACGGCGCCATGAATATGCCGGGCATGAAGCACGATGACCCCAACAGCGTGCTGGTCGAGCCGGGTAAAACCGCGGAGTTGACCTGGACCTTCACCCGCGCCGACAACCTGGAATTTGCCTGTAATGTGCCGGGTCACTATCAGGCTGGCATGGTCGGCAAGGTGAAAGTTGCGCCTTAA
- the queF gene encoding NADPH-dependent 7-cyano-7-deazaguanine reductase QueF (Catalyzes the NADPH-dependent reduction of 7-cyano-7-deazaguanine (preQ0) to 7-aminomethyl-7-deazaguanine (preQ1) in queuosine biosynthesis) gives MHPAAEHSPLGKSSEYISTYTPSLLFPIPRAAKWAELGLSAETLPYVGVDFWTCFELSWLLPSGKPVVAIGEFCFAADSPNIVESKSFKLYLNSLNQTVFADTPSLEATLRADLSAASGKPVSVRVRSLDEVQADGVAVLPGVCIDDLDITVSDYAQPRPELLKCDDSQVVEESVYSHLLKSNCPVTSQPDWGTVVVEYRGAALDHASLLAYLVSFRQHSDFHEQCVERIFLDLQRLLKPEKLTVYARYVRRGGLDINPYRSTEAVEFQNVRLVRQ, from the coding sequence ATGCATCCCGCCGCCGAACATTCCCCGCTGGGCAAGTCCAGTGAATACATCAGCACTTATACCCCGTCCTTGCTGTTCCCGATCCCGCGCGCGGCGAAATGGGCCGAGCTGGGGCTGAGCGCCGAAACGCTGCCTTATGTCGGCGTGGATTTCTGGACCTGCTTCGAGCTGTCCTGGTTGTTGCCATCGGGCAAACCGGTGGTGGCCATTGGCGAGTTTTGCTTTGCCGCCGATTCGCCGAATATCGTCGAGTCCAAGTCGTTCAAGCTGTATCTCAACTCGCTGAACCAGACGGTATTTGCCGATACCCCGAGCCTTGAGGCTACATTGCGTGCAGATTTGTCGGCCGCATCCGGCAAGCCTGTCAGCGTGCGCGTACGCAGTCTGGATGAAGTTCAGGCTGATGGCGTAGCCGTATTGCCGGGTGTGTGCATTGATGACCTGGATATCACGGTCAGTGATTACGCGCAGCCGCGTCCTGAATTGCTCAAGTGCGACGATTCCCAGGTGGTTGAAGAAAGCGTCTACAGCCACTTGCTCAAATCCAACTGCCCGGTCACCAGTCAGCCGGACTGGGGCACGGTGGTGGTCGAGTACCGTGGGGCGGCGCTGGATCACGCCAGTTTGCTGGCGTACCTGGTGAGCTTTCGCCAGCATTCGGATTTTCATGAGCAGTGTGTGGAGCGGATCTTTCTCGACCTGCAGCGTTTGCTCAAGCCCGAGAAGTTGACCGTGTATGCGCGCTATGTGCGCCGTGGTGGGCTGGATATCAACCCGTACCGCAGCACCGAAGCGGTCGAGTTCCAGAATGTGCGGTTGGTGCGTCAGTAA